In the genome of Deltaproteobacteria bacterium, the window CTTATTTTCTTCATCCTGGCCTGGATCGCAGGACTGGCGTCGGTCACCACGGAAATCGGGACTGTGCAAGAGGGCTATCCTGCGTTCGAAGCCGGTTTGAAGAAGGGTGACGTGATCGAGGCTGTCAACGGGACCCCGGTAGAGGAGTGGGAACGAATGGCCGAGCTGATTCGCGGCAGCGATGGTGAAGCCATACAGGTGAGCGTGAACCGGGACGGCAGCCGCCTCGAGTTCACCGTAACTCCTAAGTATACGTCCATGAAAACCAATCCATTGGAAGAGGAAAAGCCGATTCCGGTTATCGGAATTTCTCCGTCCGGTAAGCTTATATGGGAAAAGGTAGGGTTGTATGAAGCGGCGGTGTATGGAGTCACCAACACGTACTGGGTTTCAAAGATTACGATTCTCAGCGTAGTGAGGTTGATACAGAGAAAAATCCCCGCGGATACCGTGGGCGGTCCCATCCTGATCGCCCAATTGGCTGGACAACAGGCGCGGGAAGGACTTTTGAACTTGTTCTATTTCATGGGGGTCATCAGCATTTCGCTGGCGATCCTCAACTTGTTGCCCATACCGGTTTTGGACGGCGGTCACCTTTTCTTCTTTGGATTGGAGGTGGTGCTCAGGAAGCCGATCAGCATCAAGAAACGGGAGATCGCCCAGCAGATTGGCTTTGCCATTCTGGCCGTGCTTATGATCCTGATCTTCTACAACGACATCGTCCGCATAGTGACGAAACAATAAGTAATGCGCATTCTCGCTTTGGACTGCTCGTCGGCTATGTGCAGCGCCTGCCTGACGGAAGACGAAACCGTGCTGGCGGAGGTTTCGCTAAGGGCTTTTCGATCTCACGCAACGTTCCTTTATCGCTGCGTGGACCAACTTATGGTCAACGGTAGGCTCGGGTTCGAGGATCTGCACGGTTTTGCCGTGACGATCGGTCCGGGGAGTTTCACGGGACTTCGAATCGGTGTCGCCGCGGCCAAAGGGTTGGCCTACGCTTCCGGCAAGCCGCTGGTGGGGGTTTCCACCCTGGAAGCACTAGCGGGGAATATACCGTATTCCCGGCTGCCCCTTGTTGCGGCTTTAGATGCAAGGAAGAACCAGCTTTACGCGGCCCGATTCGGACCTGCTATTCATGGGGAAACGGCAAGAATCGGTCCGGATCGGGTATTGTCTCCGGAAGACCGGATCGCGGAATGCCGAGAAACGGACACGCTATTTGTAGGAGACGGCGCGCTTCGATATCGTACTCTGTTGAAGGAGCAACTGGGTGGAAGGGCTGTTTTCGCTCCGGCCACGGCGCATCACGTACGGTCGCCGGAGGTTGCGAGACTGGCTCTTGGTCGGATCTCTTCCTGGCGCAGAGAGGACCTCTTCGGCTTATCCCCGAATTATATCCGCAGGTCGGAAGCCGAAATCGGGTTGGACACGGCTCGGGGATCCTGATCAAGTCCGAGCGCCGGCGCGCGTTTGTTGACAAGGTATGCAGGGCATTATAATCTAATGATAAAGAACGCCTCTCCCAGAGGCGCTAATACCCGGTGGTTCGGGATCTCGATTCGGGTTCCCGGGGGACCGTCGAATCGCCGGGTGTTCATGATCCGGGGGGAAGAGATGGAACACGACGATCGCGCGTTGATTGAGAAGTATGGCAGCCAAGATCCGGAATTAGGCAAGCTCATGAAAGAACATGAAGAGTTCGAAGCGAGAATCGAAGATTTGAATAAGCGGCCATATCTGTCACCGGAAGAAGCCCTGGAAAGAAAGCGTCTGCAGAAACAGAAGTTGTCCGGACGGGATCGAATCGAACAGATCGTGTCGGAGTACCGTAAACGTGAACAAGGCGAGTGAGCCGGAGCAGGACAGGACTAGAATTCCGGTCGCCTTGGAAGGGGCGCCTTTCATTCTCGGCGGCGCGTTCGTTACCCTGGTGTTCGCTCTGCTGGGATGGCAGATTCTCTGTTTATTGACATTGGCGCTGACTTTTTCCGTCCTTTATTTTTTCAGGGATCCCAACAGGACCTGTACCTTTGATCCAAAAGCGGTTGTTGCTCCGGCAGACGGGGTGGTAGTGTTCGTCAAGCCGGGAATGGATCAGCGCTATTACCAGGGTGAATGCGTACGTTTGAGCATTTTTATGTCCGTGTTGGATGTCCACGTGAATCGGTTTCCTGTAGATGGAACCGTGCGTCACGCTATATACAAGCCCGGAGGATTTGAGGCTGCGAACAGGGAGGGGGCGTCCAAGGGGAACGAGCAGAATGCCCTGATTGTTGAAACCGAAGGAGGACGGAAACTAGTCGTGGTCCAGGTCGCGGGCCTGATTGCAAGACGGATTGTGTGTTGGACCCGTCCCGGAGACCTGGCCGCAAAAGGAGAACGTTTCGGAATGATCCGATTTGGTTCCCGGGTGGACCTATATCTGCCCCCCGATTTTGAGGCCTGGGTTCAAAAAGGCGACCGGGTGCGAGCGGGTGAGACCCTTGTAGGTAAACTGCCATGAAAAGAAGAAGAAGGCCGCACCGTAAACGATTGGACCGCAAGAAAAGTATTTTTGTGTTGCCCAATCTGATTACCACGGGAAGCTTGTTTCTGGGCTTTTATGCGGCTATCTCGTCCATCCAGGCGCATTTTCCCCAGGCGGCGCTGGCGGTCGTCGGGTCGATGTTTCTAGATGGGCTTGACGGGCGTATTGCCAGGCTCACGAAAACCACCAGCCGCTTCGGTACGGAATACGACTCGCTGGCGGACCTCATTGCTTTTGGGTTGGCCCCCGCATTGATGATATACCTGTGGGCCCTGGAGCCGTTCGGCAGAATGGGTTGGCTAGCGGCGTTTCTGTTTGTGACGTGCGGGGCGCTGCGGTTGGCGCGGTTCAATGTGCAGGTCGATACGGTGCCCGGCGATCACTTCAACGGCCTTCCCATACCTGCCGCCGCAGCCATGTTGGCCGCCACGGTCCTGTTTTTCGATCATTTGAACCTCGGATCCCACGTGTTTCATGTGCCCATCATGGTGATGATTTACGGGTTGTCTTTTCTGATGGTCAGCACCGTCAAGTTCGTGAGTTTCAAGAACATGGACTACTTCCGGAGAAAATCGTTCAACTCGTTGGTGGTGGGTGTCTTGTTGTTCGTAGTGATTGCGGCCAACCCGTTTGTCATGGGATTCGTGGTCATGCTTTGTTACGTGCTCAGCGGACCGATCATGTGCATTCGTCACCTTCGCGGGAAGAAGGCGAGCGACGATTCCGATGAACGGAGCAGTACCGAGACGGCGGCCGCCGAAGCAGGCGAATAAACCTCCCTTCTCGCCCGGAGTTCGACGTCGGGTGGAATCCTCCGCGCGGGTGGAAACAGGGGATCCTGCTGAAGGGTCGAGCGCATTCCCCTTGCAGGAATAGGTTTATCCTCTTTGATCATCGGATTCGGTTCAGAGAGAAGGTCGTGCTGTCGACAATCGACCCATAAGGGTTGCAAAATCTTGATTCGTCCAGAATAGGGAACAGGAAAAAGGAGATCGCGTTTTATGTCTCAGCGAGAGTTCAGCGTTGCAGTGGCCGGAGCTACCGGCGCAGTGGGTAATCAGATGATTGCATGTTTGGAAGAACGGGATTTCCCCGTGGGAAAGCTCACGCTGCTGGCGTCTGAACGTTCCAAAGGCAAGAAACTGAAGTTCAGAGGAAAAGATGTAACCGTCCATCCGATCGGTCCGGAGTCCTTCAAGGGTGTGGAAATTGCTCTTTTTTCCGCGGGGGCTTCCGTCAGCAAGGAATTTGCGCCCATAGCGGCCCGGAGCGGCGCCGTGGTTGTGGACAATTCCAGCGCCTGGAGGATGGATCCCGAAATTCCACTTGTGGTCCCTGAAGTGAACCCGCATCGGATCAAGGATCACAAGGGCATCATCGCAAATCCGAACTGCTCGACCATTCAGATGGTGGTGGTATTGAAGCCGCTCCATGATCAAGCCCGGATTACGCGGGTGGTGGTATCCACGTATCAGGCGGTTTCCGGAACCGGTCAGAAAGCCATAACCGAACTGATGGAGCAGACAAGGGCCATCGTGAACGGCGGGTCCTTCAAACCGAAGGTATATCCTTACCAGATTGCATTCAACGTCCTGCCACACATCGACGTGTTCCTGGAGAATGGATATACCAAGGAAGAGATGAAGATGGTCAACGAAACCCGGAAAATCATGGAAGACGATTCCATACAGGTGACTGCCACGACGGCCCGGGTGCCCGTTCTTTATGGACACAGCGAGGCGGTGAACATAGAAACCGAACGTCCCTTGTCTCCCGAACAGGCGCGACAACTTTTGGTCCAAGCCCCGGGAGTTCGGGTTGTTGACAATGTGAGCGAACTTCTATACCCGTTGGCCATCGACTCGGCGGGCCAGGATTTGACTCTGGTTGGACGAATCCGGAAGGATATTTCCACGAAGAATGGCTTGGCCATGTGGATCGTTGCCGACAATATCCGGAAAGGGGCGGCCACTAACGCCGTTCAAATAGCTGAAATCGTCGCCCGGGATTGCTTGAAATAGCGTATCGAGGCAAGCGCACGTGTTCTTTGGAGAGACATGCGAGGCCTGTGGACCCACGGTGTTCGATAACCTTGAAAACGTCGGTTAAACAACTATAGGGGAGAAGCATATGGGCTATGCCGAGGTCAGGCCGGACAACGTAAAGAAGCGCTTTCCGGATTCCAAGGTCCCTTTGTTGAATGGAAAAGCCTTGGTGAAGACGGCGAAGAAATTCGGCGCCATGATCATGGCCACGAACTGCCGTTGCCGTCTTCCCATTGAAGGCATCGCCAGGGCCTCGATGGCCACCGGCGCTCCGGTGATGTACGAGATCGCAAAATCCGAATTGGGATACACGGAGTTCACGCCGAAACTTTTCGTGGACGCGGTAATGGAAGTAAACGAGCGTCTCGGGAATATAGCCGTGCCGTTCAGCGTTCATGCCGATCATCTCGGAGTGAAAAGCCCGGATGCGGTGTCCGAGGTGGCCGCGCTCATTCACGAGCAACTGGAAGCGGGGTTCACTTCTTTTGCCGTAGACGCTTCGCACATGGTGAACGAGGACAATCTCAAGGCTACGATCGAATTGGGAAAGATCGTCCAGGACAAGGGACTGTGTCTCGAGGTGGAACTGGGAGAGATCGGCGCCAAGAAGGGTACGACTGAAGGATTCACGCAGCCCGAAGAGGCGGCATGGTTCATTGGAGAACTCGACAAAGCGGGGATTCATCCGGACTTGCTGGCCATTAACAATGGTTCCATTCACG includes:
- the pssA gene encoding CDP-diacylglycerol--serine O-phosphatidyltransferase, translating into MKRRRRPHRKRLDRKKSIFVLPNLITTGSLFLGFYAAISSIQAHFPQAALAVVGSMFLDGLDGRIARLTKTTSRFGTEYDSLADLIAFGLAPALMIYLWALEPFGRMGWLAAFLFVTCGALRLARFNVQVDTVPGDHFNGLPIPAAAAMLAATVLFFDHLNLGSHVFHVPIMVMIYGLSFLMVSTVKFVSFKNMDYFRRKSFNSLVVGVLLFVVIAANPFVMGFVVMLCYVLSGPIMCIRHLRGKKASDDSDERSSTETAAAEAGE
- a CDS encoding phosphatidylserine decarboxylase family protein: MPVALEGAPFILGGAFVTLVFALLGWQILCLLTLALTFSVLYFFRDPNRTCTFDPKAVVAPADGVVVFVKPGMDQRYYQGECVRLSIFMSVLDVHVNRFPVDGTVRHAIYKPGGFEAANREGASKGNEQNALIVETEGGRKLVVVQVAGLIARRIVCWTRPGDLAAKGERFGMIRFGSRVDLYLPPDFEAWVQKGDRVRAGETLVGKLP
- a CDS encoding class II fructose-bisphosphate aldolase, which produces MGYAEVRPDNVKKRFPDSKVPLLNGKALVKTAKKFGAMIMATNCRCRLPIEGIARASMATGAPVMYEIAKSELGYTEFTPKLFVDAVMEVNERLGNIAVPFSVHADHLGVKSPDAVSEVAALIHEQLEAGFTSFAVDASHMVNEDNLKATIELGKIVQDKGLCLEVELGEIGAKKGTTEGFTQPEEAAWFIGELDKAGIHPDLLAINNGSIHGTYFGEAHEGIQLDLTRRIYEAIQKWDVDIAQHGITGTSLEKIREFIKYGIRKGNVGTFWQNVCFGTAMDSNGNAITRPDKSYVYRPYRGVPSALWEEMWKWAQETGNIGGNIKKANKVFADKFNNLEEPYRNRITIQAYEEAIRLFEATNSFGLADKVMEFYG
- a CDS encoding YdcH family protein, with protein sequence MEHDDRALIEKYGSQDPELGKLMKEHEEFEARIEDLNKRPYLSPEEALERKRLQKQKLSGRDRIEQIVSEYRKREQGE
- the rseP gene encoding RIP metalloprotease RseP, which translates into the protein MGDLLYTLAATALVLGVLIFFHEFGHFIMAKLFGVGVEVFSLGFGPRLVGRKFGETDYRVSLIPLGGYVKMIGENPQDEVSPEDVEKSFAHKPVGKRFLIVFAGPFFNFLFAVLIFFILAWIAGLASVTTEIGTVQEGYPAFEAGLKKGDVIEAVNGTPVEEWERMAELIRGSDGEAIQVSVNRDGSRLEFTVTPKYTSMKTNPLEEEKPIPVIGISPSGKLIWEKVGLYEAAVYGVTNTYWVSKITILSVVRLIQRKIPADTVGGPILIAQLAGQQAREGLLNLFYFMGVISISLAILNLLPIPVLDGGHLFFFGLEVVLRKPISIKKREIAQQIGFAILAVLMILIFYNDIVRIVTKQ
- the tsaB gene encoding tRNA (adenosine(37)-N6)-threonylcarbamoyltransferase complex dimerization subunit type 1 TsaB, whose protein sequence is MRILALDCSSAMCSACLTEDETVLAEVSLRAFRSHATFLYRCVDQLMVNGRLGFEDLHGFAVTIGPGSFTGLRIGVAAAKGLAYASGKPLVGVSTLEALAGNIPYSRLPLVAALDARKNQLYAARFGPAIHGETARIGPDRVLSPEDRIAECRETDTLFVGDGALRYRTLLKEQLGGRAVFAPATAHHVRSPEVARLALGRISSWRREDLFGLSPNYIRRSEAEIGLDTARGS
- a CDS encoding aspartate-semialdehyde dehydrogenase is translated as MSQREFSVAVAGATGAVGNQMIACLEERDFPVGKLTLLASERSKGKKLKFRGKDVTVHPIGPESFKGVEIALFSAGASVSKEFAPIAARSGAVVVDNSSAWRMDPEIPLVVPEVNPHRIKDHKGIIANPNCSTIQMVVVLKPLHDQARITRVVVSTYQAVSGTGQKAITELMEQTRAIVNGGSFKPKVYPYQIAFNVLPHIDVFLENGYTKEEMKMVNETRKIMEDDSIQVTATTARVPVLYGHSEAVNIETERPLSPEQARQLLVQAPGVRVVDNVSELLYPLAIDSAGQDLTLVGRIRKDISTKNGLAMWIVADNIRKGAATNAVQIAEIVARDCLK